From Microcystis aeruginosa NIES-2549, a single genomic window includes:
- the rplX gene encoding 50S ribosomal protein L24 translates to MSKKNIQTPPQRQKMHVKKGDVVQVIAGSDKGKVGEILRALPQESTVVVKGVNIRTKHTKPQQEGESGQIVTYEAPIHSSKVMLYSEKKKIASRVGYTFTEDGRKVRILKKTGEIID, encoded by the coding sequence ATGAGTAAGAAAAACATTCAAACCCCGCCCCAAAGGCAAAAAATGCACGTTAAAAAAGGGGATGTGGTTCAGGTAATCGCTGGTTCCGATAAGGGCAAAGTGGGCGAAATTTTACGGGCCCTACCCCAAGAAAGCACCGTGGTGGTCAAGGGAGTTAATATCCGCACCAAACATACTAAACCCCAACAGGAAGGGGAATCGGGTCAAATCGTTACCTACGAAGCACCGATTCACAGTTCCAAAGTGATGCTCTATTCCGAGAAGAAAAAAATCGCCAGTCGGGTGGGTTATACCTTTACCGAAGACGGTCGGAAAGTGCGGATACTGAAGAAAACTGGCGAAATTATCGATTAG
- the rplN gene encoding 50S ribosomal protein L14 — protein sequence MIQQQTYLNVADNSGARKLMCLRVLGTGNCTYGGIGDKIIAVVKDAIPNMPVKKSDVVTAVIVRTRQTVRRDSGMSIRFDDNAAVIINNDGNPKGTRVFGPVARELRDKNYTKIVSLAPEVL from the coding sequence GTGATTCAACAACAAACCTACTTAAATGTCGCTGACAATAGCGGGGCGCGGAAACTGATGTGTCTGCGGGTTCTGGGAACAGGTAACTGTACCTACGGTGGCATCGGTGACAAAATTATCGCCGTGGTTAAGGACGCTATCCCCAATATGCCCGTGAAAAAATCCGATGTGGTCACTGCGGTGATCGTGCGGACCCGTCAAACTGTCCGTCGCGATAGCGGTATGAGCATCCGTTTTGATGATAACGCCGCCGTGATTATTAATAATGACGGTAATCCCAAAGGTACGCGGGTTTTTGGTCCGGTCGCTCGGGAATTGCGCGATAAAAATTACACCAAAATTGTTTCCTTAGCCCCAGAAGTTCTCTGA